The Vidua chalybeata isolate OUT-0048 chromosome 29, bVidCha1 merged haplotype, whole genome shotgun sequence genome window below encodes:
- the LOC128801111 gene encoding collagen alpha-1(I) chain-like — protein MRGPAPQGSGARRGPRGRCQAPGPRPAAERGCQAPGGCPGPAAAVSGPRRQRGSPAPRRDPCQGAPGTSRCGPAWQGPPGPPPAGRDPPARSPSGSTLRSGPCRGSPPAAPRDPPAVAGDTQRPPPRPERGCAPGVRGGHAGDAGGVRGGPAEDPSAPPLPPGRGPEAVPVPARSSPCQRQRGRGRARAAPRRIPAAARARTGPGRDRDRAAAAAGPEPSEAAEPKWRRLLLRRERAHGHAPAAGHARSATGHAPRRGHTPAGRGRGGHAWPRPLLDHAPLSASRSVRVIAGRRRRGGSGPGECGGTAGPSVTPRLPPGPAAPSRVPAEPLRPPV, from the exons AtgcgcggccccgctccgcaGGGAAGCGGGGCCAGGCGGGGCCCCCGGGGCCGCTGTCAGGCCCCCGGCCCCCGGCCCGCGGCCGAGCGCGGCTGTCAGGCTcccgggggctgccccggccccgccgccgctgtCAGCGGGCCCCGCCGCCAGCGGGGATCCCCCGCCCCTCGCCGCGATCCCTGTCAGGGAGCCCCCGGTACCTCCCGGTGCGGGCCCGCCTGGCAGGGACCCCCCGGCCCACCCCCGGCCGGCAGGGACCCCCCGGCCCGCTCCCCGTCCGGCTCCACGCTGCGCTCCGGGCCCTGCCGGGGatccccccccgccgcccccagGGATCCCCCCGCCGTCGCCGGGGATACCCAGCGCCCGCCACCGCGCCCGGAGCGGGGATGCGCTCCGGGGGTGCGGGGGGGACACGCGGGAGATGCGGGGGGGGTGCGAGGCGGCCCCGCGGAGGATCCCAGCGCGCCTCCCCTCCCCCCGGGCCGCGGGCCTGAGGCGGTCCCAGTCCCCGCCCGCTCCTCACCGTGTCAGCGGCAGCGCGGCCGGGGCCGAGCACGGGCTGCTCCGCGCCGCATCCCCGCGGCCGCCCGGGCGCGGACGGGGCCGGGGCGGGACCGGGACCGAGCGGCCGCCGCGGCGGGGCCTGAGCCGAGCGAGGCGGCGGAACCAAAATGGCGGCGGCTCCTGCTCCGCCGCGAGCGAGCGCACGGCCACGCCCCCGCCGCCGGCCACGCCCGCTCCGCGACCGGCCACGCCCCCCGGCGCGGCCACACCCCCGCGGGCAGAGGGCGCGGCGGTCACGCCTGGCCACGCCCACTTCTCGACCACGCCCCGCTTAG CGCCTCCCGTAGCGTTCGCGTCAtcgcggggcggcggcggcgcggcgggagcggccccggtGAGTGCGGGGGCACCGCGGGCCCCTCGGTCACACCGCGGCTCCCTCCGGGGCCTGCCGCGCCCTCCCGCGTCCCCGCCGAGCCGCTCCGGCCCCCGGTGTGA
- the DAP3 gene encoding 28S ribosomal protein S29, mitochondrial, whose amino-acid sequence MLRSLKGLVCHSLKLDRGCALHTAARGGLSSVSSQDVPAQRPRAIFHTSESDPAKHTEQHEGRLYNIPLEEVKAVFPHGLPHRFQQQIQTFNEARVMVRKPALEILAYLKGSNFAHPAVRYVIYGERGTGKTMTLCHVVHYCSRQGWLVLHVPDAHLWVKNCKELFQSSYNKDRLDQPLQASVWLKNFKTSNERFLQEIKTQKKYMWGKREITEEGRPLREVVEQGLARVRSATDAVGVVLREIKQQSHRGSFRLLVAVDGVNALWGRTTLSKEDKSPVSPEELTLVHNLRKMVTNDWSGGAIVTTLSQTGSLFKPSSAYTPQELLGKEGFDALDPFVPIPVPNYSPREFESCYGYYLERKWLQHEKAHTEDGKAELQFLSGSNPRQLDRLAGPL is encoded by the exons atGCTGAGAAGCCTGAAAGGACTCGTGTGCCATTCCCTGAAG CTGGACCGTGGCTGTGCCCTCCACACGGCAGCCAGGGGTGGCCTGAGCTCTGTGTCCAGCCAGGATGTCCCAGCACAAAGGCCCCGAGCAATTTTCCACACCAGCGAGAGCGACCCG GCCAAGCACACGGAGCAGCACGAGGGTCGTCTGTACAACATCCCCCTGGaggaggtgaaggctgtgttCCCCCATGGGCTGCCCCATCGTTTCCAGCAGCAG ATCCAGACCTTCAACGAGGCACGGGTGATGGTGCGGAAGCCGGCGCTCGAGATCCTCGCTTACCTGAAGGGCTCCAACTTTGCCCACCCTGCTGTCAGATACGTGATCT ATGGTGAGAGAGGAACAGGGAAGACCATGACCCTGTGCCACGTGGTTCACTACTGCTcgaggcagggctggctggtgcTGCACGTCCCGGATG CTcacctctgggtgaagaactgCAAGGAGCTTTTTCAGTCTTCCTACAACAAAGACCGGCTGGATCAGCCTCTGCAGGCCTCTGTCTGGCTCAAGAACTTCAAAACCTCCAATGAACGTTTCCTGCAAGAG ataaaaacacaaaaaaaatacatgtggGGCAAAAGAGAAATCACAGAGGAGGGCAGACCTTTGAGGGAAGTGGTGGAGCAG GGTCTGGCTCGGGTCAGGAGCGCCACTGATGCCGTGGGGGTGGTGCTGAGGGAGATCAAGCAGCAGAGTCACCGCGGCTCCTTCCGGCTCCTGGTGGCCGTGGACGGCGTCAACGCGCTCTGGGGACGGACCACGCTGAGCAAGGAGGACAAGAGCCCC GTTTCTCCAGAGGAGCTGACGCTCGTGCACAACCTGCGGAAGATGGTGACGAACGACTGG AGTGGAGGTGCCATCGTGACCACCCTCAGCCAGACGGGCTCGCTCTTCAAACCCAGCTCAGCCTAcactccccaggagctgctgggaaag GAGGGCTTCGATGCCTTGGACCCCTTTgtgcccatcccagtcccaAATTACAGCCCGAGGGAGTTCGAGAGCTGCTACGGCTACTACCTGGAGCGCAAGTGGCTGCAGCACGAGAAAG CGCACACGGAGGACGGCAAGGCGGAGCTGCAGTTCCTGAGCGGCTCCAACCCGCGGCAGCTGGACCGGCTGGCGGGACCCCTATAG
- the MSTO1 gene encoding protein misato homolog 1 isoform X2: MPGEAVTLQLGHYSGCVGAHWWGLQAAALRSPAEPAELRAAALLRFGRGPGGPETPTPRLVALELKGGVGALGPDGAGAEPPVTWDGAVADYRDRGPAGGCASRDTGSRRGDAAGDGKGNPGAAGPGAAPVGSQDPPSVRLWSDYLNVHLHPKSVYVIRQYLHDGDCGCLEAFGQGESLLQDPACVEELEDRLHFYVEECDYLQGFQVLCDLHNGFSGVGAKVTELLHDEYSRKGILTWGLTPVLSTVGDPQNSFYRLLNTALGIAHLSRHSSLFCPLSLSGSLGIKPEPPVTFPYIKYNASLNYHSSSILAAALDTFTAPYRLCSSQGSMLHFADSLTFSGRKVVAAWAALPFPALSGSSLPDILSAHQDVPWKLLSSWKEQKVSCCFAQSVVLRGICQEKFTSCLGQPRSPLHSCESPEQVLQQYLHTQFPGAFSTSHVLQQPCHTQPPFPRFFSPLLTRRGFLPDKAQGFSSAGVESIPVLAALQSSPVLHWLLSGLCRELRAPNVRRWSSFFTAGVEQDDFQEALEEIKTLAQCYETGFGADGSEDEADSD; the protein is encoded by the exons ATGCCGGGGGAGGCGGTCACGCTGCAGCTCGGGCACTACTCGGGCTGCGTGGGCGCGCACTggtgggggctgcag GCCGCCGCGCTGCGCAGCCCCGCCGAGCCCGCCGAGCTCCGCGCGGCCGCGCTGCTCCGCTTCGGCCGCGGCCCGGGCGGCCCCGAGACCCCCACGCCGCGTCTGGTGGCGCTGGAGCTGAAAG GCGGCGTGGGCGCGCTCGGACCCGAcggggcgggcgcggagccgccggTGACCTG GGACGGGGCCGTAGCCGATTACCGGGACCGCGGCCCGGCCGGGGGCTGCGCGTCGCGGGACACCGGGAGCCGCAGG GGAGACGCTGCCGGGGACGGGAAGGGGAATCCCGGTGCTGCGGGGCCAG GTGCAGCTCCTGTGGGCTCCCAGGACCCCCCCTCGGTGAGGCTCTGGTCTGATTACCTCAACGTGCACCTGCACCCCAAGAGTGTCTACGTGATCCGGCAGTACCTGCACGATGG GGATTGTGGTTGTCTCGAAGCCTTTGGGCAAGGTGAAAGTCTCCTGCAGGACCCTGCGTGTGTCGAGGAGTTGGAAGATCGGCTGCATTTCTATGTTGAGGAGTGTGATTACCTTCAG GGGTTTCAGGTCCTTTGTGACCTTCACAATGGCTTCTCTGGGGTTGGTGCCAAGgtgacagagctgctccacGATGAGTATTCACGGAAAGGGATCCTGACCTGGGGCCTGACTCCAGTCCTGAGTACTGTGGGA gaccCTCAGAACAGTTTTTACAGACTGCTGAACACAGCCCTGGGCATTGCCCACCTCTCCCGTCACAGCTCTCTCTTCTGCCCCCTGTCACTCAGTGGGAGTTTGGGAATCAAGCCAGAACCTCCTGTGACATTTCCATACATAAAATACAAC GCATCCCTGAACTACCACAGCAGCTCGATTTTGGCAGCAGCACTCGACACCTTCACTGCTCCCTacaggctctgctcctcccagggCTCCATGCTGCACTTTGCTGACTCCCTCACCTTCTCTGGGAGGAAG GTTGTGGCTGCATGGGcagctcttcccttccctgccttgtCTGGCTCCTCGCTCCCTGATATTTTAAGTGCCCACCAGGATGTGCCCTGGAAGCTTCTGTCCTCGTGGAAGGAGCAAAAGGTCAGCTGCTGTTTTGCTCAGTCTGTTGTGCTACGAGGAATTTGCCAAGAGAAATTCACCAG ctgcctggggcagcCCAGGTCCCccctgcacagctgtgagagCCCTGAGCAGGTGCTCCAGCAGTACCTCCACACCCAGTTCCCAGGAGCCTTCAG CACTTCCCAcgtgctccagcagccctgtcACACCCAACCTCCCTTCCCCCGgttcttctctcctctcctgacCAGACGAGGCTTCCTCCCGGACAAAGCTCAGGGCTTTTCCTCAGCAG GTGTTGAGAGCATTCCcgtgctggcagccctgcagagctcccctGTCCTGCACTGGCTGCTCTCGGGGCTGTGCCGGGAGCTGCGGGCGCCCAACGTGCGGCGCTGGAGCAGCTTCTTCACAGCTGGGGTGGAGCAGGACGACTTCCAGGAGGCCCTGGAGGAGATAAAGACCCTGGCCCAGTGCTATGAGACAGGCTTTGGAGCAGATGGATCTGAGGATGAAGCAGATTCAGATTAA
- the MSTO1 gene encoding protein misato homolog 1 isoform X1: MPGEAVTLQLGHYSGCVGAHWWGLQAAALRSPAEPAELRAAALLRFGRGPGGPETPTPRLVALELKGGVGALGPDGAGAEPPVTWDGAVADYRDRGPAGGCASRDTGSRRGDAAGDGKGNPGAAGPGAAPVGSQDPPSVRLWSDYLNVHLHPKSVYVIRQYLHDGDCGCLEAFGQGESLLQDPACVEELEDRLHFYVEECDYLQGFQVLCDLHNGFSGVGAKVTELLHDEYSRKGILTWGLTPVLSTVGDPQNSFYRLLNTALGIAHLSRHSSLFCPLSLSGSLGIKPEPPVTFPYIKYNASLNYHSSSILAAALDTFTAPYRLCSSQGSMLHFADSLTFSGRKVVAAWAALPFPALSGSSLPDILSAHQDVPWKLLSSWKEQKVSCCFAQSVVLRGICQEKFTSSCLGQPRSPLHSCESPEQVLQQYLHTQFPGAFSTSHVLQQPCHTQPPFPRFFSPLLTRRGFLPDKAQGFSSAGVESIPVLAALQSSPVLHWLLSGLCRELRAPNVRRWSSFFTAGVEQDDFQEALEEIKTLAQCYETGFGADGSEDEADSD; the protein is encoded by the exons ATGCCGGGGGAGGCGGTCACGCTGCAGCTCGGGCACTACTCGGGCTGCGTGGGCGCGCACTggtgggggctgcag GCCGCCGCGCTGCGCAGCCCCGCCGAGCCCGCCGAGCTCCGCGCGGCCGCGCTGCTCCGCTTCGGCCGCGGCCCGGGCGGCCCCGAGACCCCCACGCCGCGTCTGGTGGCGCTGGAGCTGAAAG GCGGCGTGGGCGCGCTCGGACCCGAcggggcgggcgcggagccgccggTGACCTG GGACGGGGCCGTAGCCGATTACCGGGACCGCGGCCCGGCCGGGGGCTGCGCGTCGCGGGACACCGGGAGCCGCAGG GGAGACGCTGCCGGGGACGGGAAGGGGAATCCCGGTGCTGCGGGGCCAG GTGCAGCTCCTGTGGGCTCCCAGGACCCCCCCTCGGTGAGGCTCTGGTCTGATTACCTCAACGTGCACCTGCACCCCAAGAGTGTCTACGTGATCCGGCAGTACCTGCACGATGG GGATTGTGGTTGTCTCGAAGCCTTTGGGCAAGGTGAAAGTCTCCTGCAGGACCCTGCGTGTGTCGAGGAGTTGGAAGATCGGCTGCATTTCTATGTTGAGGAGTGTGATTACCTTCAG GGGTTTCAGGTCCTTTGTGACCTTCACAATGGCTTCTCTGGGGTTGGTGCCAAGgtgacagagctgctccacGATGAGTATTCACGGAAAGGGATCCTGACCTGGGGCCTGACTCCAGTCCTGAGTACTGTGGGA gaccCTCAGAACAGTTTTTACAGACTGCTGAACACAGCCCTGGGCATTGCCCACCTCTCCCGTCACAGCTCTCTCTTCTGCCCCCTGTCACTCAGTGGGAGTTTGGGAATCAAGCCAGAACCTCCTGTGACATTTCCATACATAAAATACAAC GCATCCCTGAACTACCACAGCAGCTCGATTTTGGCAGCAGCACTCGACACCTTCACTGCTCCCTacaggctctgctcctcccagggCTCCATGCTGCACTTTGCTGACTCCCTCACCTTCTCTGGGAGGAAG GTTGTGGCTGCATGGGcagctcttcccttccctgccttgtCTGGCTCCTCGCTCCCTGATATTTTAAGTGCCCACCAGGATGTGCCCTGGAAGCTTCTGTCCTCGTGGAAGGAGCAAAAGGTCAGCTGCTGTTTTGCTCAGTCTGTTGTGCTACGAGGAATTTGCCAAGAGAAATTCACCAG cagctgcctggggcagcCCAGGTCCCccctgcacagctgtgagagCCCTGAGCAGGTGCTCCAGCAGTACCTCCACACCCAGTTCCCAGGAGCCTTCAG CACTTCCCAcgtgctccagcagccctgtcACACCCAACCTCCCTTCCCCCGgttcttctctcctctcctgacCAGACGAGGCTTCCTCCCGGACAAAGCTCAGGGCTTTTCCTCAGCAG GTGTTGAGAGCATTCCcgtgctggcagccctgcagagctcccctGTCCTGCACTGGCTGCTCTCGGGGCTGTGCCGGGAGCTGCGGGCGCCCAACGTGCGGCGCTGGAGCAGCTTCTTCACAGCTGGGGTGGAGCAGGACGACTTCCAGGAGGCCCTGGAGGAGATAAAGACCCTGGCCCAGTGCTATGAGACAGGCTTTGGAGCAGATGGATCTGAGGATGAAGCAGATTCAGATTAA
- the MSTO1 gene encoding protein misato homolog 1 isoform X3, producing the protein MPGEAVTLQLGHYSGCVGAHWWGLQAAALRSPAEPAELRAAALLRFGRGPGGPETPTPRLVALELKGGVGALGPDGAGAEPPVTCCRRFVSQGRGRSRLPGPRPGRGLRVAGHREPQGAAPVGSQDPPSVRLWSDYLNVHLHPKSVYVIRQYLHDGDCGCLEAFGQGESLLQDPACVEELEDRLHFYVEECDYLQGFQVLCDLHNGFSGVGAKVTELLHDEYSRKGILTWGLTPVLSTVGDPQNSFYRLLNTALGIAHLSRHSSLFCPLSLSGSLGIKPEPPVTFPYIKYNASLNYHSSSILAAALDTFTAPYRLCSSQGSMLHFADSLTFSGRKVVAAWAALPFPALSGSSLPDILSAHQDVPWKLLSSWKEQKVSCCFAQSVVLRGICQEKFTSSCLGQPRSPLHSCESPEQVLQQYLHTQFPGAFSTSHVLQQPCHTQPPFPRFFSPLLTRRGFLPDKAQGFSSAGVESIPVLAALQSSPVLHWLLSGLCRELRAPNVRRWSSFFTAGVEQDDFQEALEEIKTLAQCYETGFGADGSEDEADSD; encoded by the exons ATGCCGGGGGAGGCGGTCACGCTGCAGCTCGGGCACTACTCGGGCTGCGTGGGCGCGCACTggtgggggctgcag GCCGCCGCGCTGCGCAGCCCCGCCGAGCCCGCCGAGCTCCGCGCGGCCGCGCTGCTCCGCTTCGGCCGCGGCCCGGGCGGCCCCGAGACCCCCACGCCGCGTCTGGTGGCGCTGGAGCTGAAAG GCGGCGTGGGCGCGCTCGGACCCGAcggggcgggcgcggagccgccggTGACCTG CTGCCGCCGCTTTGTGTCGCAGGGACGGGGCCGTAGCCGATTACCGGGACCGCGGCCCGGCCGGGGGCTGCGCGTCGCGGGACACCGGGAGCCGCAGG GTGCAGCTCCTGTGGGCTCCCAGGACCCCCCCTCGGTGAGGCTCTGGTCTGATTACCTCAACGTGCACCTGCACCCCAAGAGTGTCTACGTGATCCGGCAGTACCTGCACGATGG GGATTGTGGTTGTCTCGAAGCCTTTGGGCAAGGTGAAAGTCTCCTGCAGGACCCTGCGTGTGTCGAGGAGTTGGAAGATCGGCTGCATTTCTATGTTGAGGAGTGTGATTACCTTCAG GGGTTTCAGGTCCTTTGTGACCTTCACAATGGCTTCTCTGGGGTTGGTGCCAAGgtgacagagctgctccacGATGAGTATTCACGGAAAGGGATCCTGACCTGGGGCCTGACTCCAGTCCTGAGTACTGTGGGA gaccCTCAGAACAGTTTTTACAGACTGCTGAACACAGCCCTGGGCATTGCCCACCTCTCCCGTCACAGCTCTCTCTTCTGCCCCCTGTCACTCAGTGGGAGTTTGGGAATCAAGCCAGAACCTCCTGTGACATTTCCATACATAAAATACAAC GCATCCCTGAACTACCACAGCAGCTCGATTTTGGCAGCAGCACTCGACACCTTCACTGCTCCCTacaggctctgctcctcccagggCTCCATGCTGCACTTTGCTGACTCCCTCACCTTCTCTGGGAGGAAG GTTGTGGCTGCATGGGcagctcttcccttccctgccttgtCTGGCTCCTCGCTCCCTGATATTTTAAGTGCCCACCAGGATGTGCCCTGGAAGCTTCTGTCCTCGTGGAAGGAGCAAAAGGTCAGCTGCTGTTTTGCTCAGTCTGTTGTGCTACGAGGAATTTGCCAAGAGAAATTCACCAG cagctgcctggggcagcCCAGGTCCCccctgcacagctgtgagagCCCTGAGCAGGTGCTCCAGCAGTACCTCCACACCCAGTTCCCAGGAGCCTTCAG CACTTCCCAcgtgctccagcagccctgtcACACCCAACCTCCCTTCCCCCGgttcttctctcctctcctgacCAGACGAGGCTTCCTCCCGGACAAAGCTCAGGGCTTTTCCTCAGCAG GTGTTGAGAGCATTCCcgtgctggcagccctgcagagctcccctGTCCTGCACTGGCTGCTCTCGGGGCTGTGCCGGGAGCTGCGGGCGCCCAACGTGCGGCGCTGGAGCAGCTTCTTCACAGCTGGGGTGGAGCAGGACGACTTCCAGGAGGCCCTGGAGGAGATAAAGACCCTGGCCCAGTGCTATGAGACAGGCTTTGGAGCAGATGGATCTGAGGATGAAGCAGATTCAGATTAA